Proteins co-encoded in one Daphnia carinata strain CSIRO-1 chromosome 3, CSIRO_AGI_Dcar_HiC_V3, whole genome shotgun sequence genomic window:
- the LOC130693002 gene encoding prisilkin-39-like: MTNIAVLLSVVALATVVMAREPYSYGEKKGNGYGDKKGSYESGTYSYDKKDGYVRDAFPYGYHKKESYGYEGSPYGYEKKGSYGYDAVPYGYEKHYGYDGHPYGYGKQADYGYDVVPYGYHNKYSSSYDIAPYGHYSYEGSPYGYNKTDSYSYRGSLYGSPYGYEKKGSYEYDTSPYGYNKYEKSKSYGRYSSNY, translated from the exons ATGACCAACATCGCT GTTTTGTTAAGTGTCGTTGCTCTTGCAACTGTGGTAATGGCCAGAGAACCTTATTCTTATGGTGAGAAGAAGGGCAATGGTTACGGAGATAAAAAAGGAAGCTACGAAAGTGGTACGTACAGTTACGACAAAAAAGACGGTTACGTTCGGGACGCCTTTCCTTATGGGTACCATAAGAAAGAAAGCTACGGCTATGAAGGTTCTCCTTACGGTTACGAAAAGAAAGGTAGCTATGGCTACGATGCAGTCCCTTACGGTTATGAAAAACATTATGGGTATGACGGACATCCGTACGGTTACGGAAAGCAAGCAGACTATGGATACGATGTTGTCCCATACGGCTATCACAACAAATATAGTTCCAGCTATGATATTGCACCTTACGGCCATTACAGTTACGAAGGCTCACCTTATGGTTACAATAAGACAGACAGCTACAGTTACAGAGGCTCTCTTTACGGATCTCCTTACGGCtacgaaaagaaaggaagcTACGAATATGACACGTCTCCTTATGGATATAACAAGTACGAAAAATCTAAATCTTACGGCAGATACTCTTCTAACTACTGA